A window of the Hordeum vulgare subsp. vulgare chromosome 5H, MorexV3_pseudomolecules_assembly, whole genome shotgun sequence genome harbors these coding sequences:
- the LOC123451754 gene encoding serine/threonine-protein kinase STY46-like has product MAVEEVAESCGSHAAAGGGGGGGGAGSSSPPGAAGSGSVAGAQSRKQQQQHHHKLEVYTEVLARLHAAEERAPGFDDELWSHFNRLPARYAMDVNVERAEDVLTHKRLLELARDPAQRPAFAVRAVQVSPILDGNQTDADSHTAGEEVASRLLNRQQSIHPPPAFGSSTNLDALALEASKSQGQDQDSTSDNVRSLYRPMHEITFSTIDKPKLLSELTCLLGEIGLNIQEAHAFSTNDGYSLDVFVVVGWHAEETVDLIEELKKEIIKIEETQAWSTSHSWSSPVENMQIVENSTADHVAIPTDGASEWEIDIKLLNFGNKVASGSYGDLFRGTYCSQDVAIKVLKPERVNVDMQREFAQEVYIMRKVRHKNVVQFIGACTKPPRLCIVTEFMSGGSVYDYLHKHKGIFKLPALVGVAMDVSKGMSYLHQNNIIHRDLKTANLLMDENGMVKVADFGVARVKVQSGVMTAETGTYRWMAPEVIEHKPYDHKADVFSFGILLWELLTGKIPYEYLTPLQAAVGVVQKGLRPTIPKNAHAKLTELLQKCWQQDPAERPDFSEILEALKKIAEEVGDEHDGKHKDKSLGGFFSSLRGRGH; this is encoded by the exons atggcggtggaggaggtggccgagagCTGCGGCAGCCACGCGGCGgcgggcggaggcggcggcggaggcggggcGGGGTCCTCGTCCCCGCCGGGCGCCGCGGGGTCGGGGTCGGTGGCGGGGGCGCAGTCgaggaagcagcagcagcagcaccaccacaagCTGGAGGTCTACACCGAGGTGCTGGCACGCCTCCACGCCGCCGAGGAGCGCGCCCCCGGCTTCGACGACGAGCTCTGGAGCCACTTCAACCGCCTCCCCGCACG CTACGCCATGGACGTGAACGTGGAGAGGGCGGAGGACGTGCTCACGCACAAGCGCCTCCTCGAGCTGGCCAGGGATCCCGCGCAGCGCCCGGCCTTCGCCGTGCGGGCCGTGCAG GTATCTCCAATTCTTGATGGGAATCAGACTGATGCTGATTCACACACTGCAGGGGAGGAAGTTGCTTCAAGGCTGTTGAATAGGCAACAAAG CATTCACCCTCCTCCTGCCTTTGGTTCATCTACAAACCTTGACGCCCTTGCTCTTGAAGCCAGCAAGTCGCAAGGCCAAGATCAGGATAGCACATCGGATAATGTTCGATCTCTCTACAG ACCCATGCATGAAATCACCTTCTCTACCATTGACAAACCAAAGCTTCTCAGCGAG CTGACATGTCTGCTTGGTGAAATTGGTCTCAACATTCAAGAAGCACATGCGTTTTCGACAAATGATGGCTACTCACTCgacgtatttgttgttgttggttggcATGCCGAG GAAACAGTGGATTTAATAGAAGAATTAAAAAAAGAAATCATCAAGATTGAGGAG ACACAAGCATGGTCTACATCTCATTCATGGTCTTCTCCAGTTGAAAATATGcagatcgtggagaactcaacAGCCGATCATGTTGCTATACCTACAGATGGTGCTAGTGAATGGGAAATTGATATAAAACTACTCAATTTCGGCAATAAAGTAGCATCTGGATCATATGGTGATCT CTTCCGGGGTACATATTGTAGTCAAGATGTAGCTATTAAAGTTCTCAAACCCGAGAGGGTAAATGTGGACATGCAGCGTGAATTTGCCCAGGaagtttatattatgag GAAGGTTCGTCACAAGAATGTTGTGCAATTTATTGGTGCATGCACTAAACCCCCCAGGCTATGCATAGTCACAG AATTTATGTCCGGTGGGAGTGTGTATGATTATCTCCATAAACATAAAGGTATCTTCAAGCTGCCGGCCTTAGTTGGAGTTGCAATGGATGTGTCAAAAGGCATGAGCTACTTGCACCAAAACAATATTATTCATCGGGATTTGAAAACCGCCAATCTTCTTATGGATGAAAACGGG ATGGTTAAGGTTGCTGATTTTGGCGTTGCACGTGTTAAAGTTCAGTCTGGAGTAATGACTGCAGAAACAGGGACATACCGTTGGATGGCCCCAGAG GTTATAGAACACAAGCCCTATGACCACAAAGCCGATGTTTTTAGTTTTGGAATTTTGTTGTGGGAACTGCTCACTGGGAAG ATTCCTTATGAGTACCTGACACCATTACAAGCAGCTGTAGGTGTGGTTCAGAAG GGGTTGCGGCCTACAATACCAAAAAATGCGCATGCAAAGCTCACGGAGCTTCTTCAGAAGTGTTGGCAGCAGGACCCTGCTGAAAGGCCAGATTTCTCCGAAATATTAGAAGCTCTTAAGAAAATAGCAGAGGAG GTTGGAGATGAGCACGACGGAAAGCACAAGGACAAAAGCCTGGGTGGATTCTTTTCGTCTCTGAGGGGGCGAGGACACTAA